The following proteins are encoded in a genomic region of Dyadobacter sp. UC 10:
- a CDS encoding ABC transporter permease: protein MLLNYIKISFRNFGKQRLFSGLNIFGLGIGMAAVWLMVLYVADELSYDRFHEKADRIVRVAQHVTWDESSFNVPLTSAPFSVAFKNDYPEIENTVRINPEGGGALKYGKNEVVANDIYFTDASVFDVFSLPVLYGNAKTALTQPQKIVLTKTLAEKLFKDASLAIGKTVMFSNNFPNVVTAVIEDIPSNSHLKFSALRSLPPDYTAGWQQFELYTYLLLKKGTDSKQFEKKLAGFFPKYLRKELGNVSYQMELQPLTSIHLHSQMEFELSPNGNVNTVYVFSAIALLILLIACINYVNLYTARSLKRIREVGVRKSIGSERSQLIGQFLTESLIMTILSGIVAFLLVTAFLPLFNQLAEKSLTIGHQNNVLSALLASAFVLLVGLLSGMYPALRFSGFRPVNALKGQVGGQVGSNYFRKSLVVFQFSATVVMIACSAVVYRQIHFVNNKDLGFNKSQVLVFHIDKNEVRNQVRSIKEKLSQSPFIESIAASSNPIGTNKVGSSGMFMEKENGEMTQSTQIVQKLAVDWDFIKTMEINLLAGRNFFNDSEADLSASAMVNESLVKKQGWTNAVGKKIRYFIDDKGNTKEARIVGVISDFHTYSLQHKIEPLVLQLPAPQDQDNIYVRIAPQKTTEALAFLRQAYKEFDPEATLDFHFLDENFAQQYQSEKRQGDIMLTFAILAVLIACLGLFGLAAFSAESRTKEIGVRKVLGASVQSVVLLLSKDFIKLVLIAIVVGTPVSVYAMTEWLKSFEYRETLSWWIFAAAGLIAIVIALLTVSAQALKSALMNPVKSLRSE from the coding sequence ATGCTGCTCAACTATATCAAAATCAGCTTCCGGAACTTCGGAAAACAAAGGCTTTTCAGCGGCCTCAATATCTTCGGACTGGGTATCGGAATGGCGGCGGTTTGGCTGATGGTGCTGTACGTAGCCGACGAGTTGAGCTACGATCGTTTTCACGAAAAAGCAGACCGGATCGTCCGCGTTGCGCAGCATGTGACGTGGGACGAAAGTAGCTTCAATGTTCCGCTTACCTCGGCGCCGTTCTCTGTTGCATTCAAAAACGATTATCCTGAGATCGAAAATACCGTCAGGATTAACCCGGAAGGCGGCGGCGCGCTCAAATACGGTAAAAATGAAGTAGTCGCCAATGATATCTATTTCACAGATGCATCTGTTTTCGATGTCTTTTCTCTTCCGGTACTTTATGGTAATGCGAAAACTGCATTAACGCAGCCGCAAAAGATCGTTTTAACTAAAACACTTGCTGAGAAACTGTTTAAAGACGCTTCGCTGGCAATCGGAAAAACGGTGATGTTCAGCAATAACTTCCCGAATGTAGTCACTGCGGTTATTGAAGATATCCCTTCTAATTCGCATCTGAAGTTCAGCGCATTGCGCTCGCTGCCTCCTGATTACACGGCAGGCTGGCAACAATTTGAGTTATATACTTACCTACTTTTGAAGAAGGGTACTGACAGCAAACAGTTTGAAAAGAAACTCGCAGGCTTTTTCCCAAAATACCTCCGGAAAGAATTGGGCAATGTGAGTTACCAAATGGAGCTTCAACCGCTGACTTCCATTCACCTGCATTCACAAATGGAGTTCGAGCTCAGCCCGAATGGAAATGTAAATACTGTTTATGTGTTCTCCGCCATCGCACTGCTGATTCTGCTGATTGCCTGTATTAACTATGTTAATCTGTACACAGCCCGCTCCCTGAAACGGATTCGTGAGGTAGGTGTGCGCAAATCCATTGGTTCAGAAAGGTCGCAGCTGATCGGTCAGTTCCTCACCGAATCATTGATTATGACCATATTATCGGGCATTGTTGCTTTTCTTCTGGTAACCGCCTTCCTGCCGCTCTTCAACCAGCTTGCTGAAAAGTCACTGACGATTGGTCACCAAAACAATGTACTGAGCGCACTGCTGGCCAGCGCGTTTGTGCTACTTGTCGGGCTGCTGAGCGGCATGTACCCGGCGCTGCGTTTTTCAGGATTCCGGCCGGTTAATGCATTAAAAGGACAAGTGGGCGGGCAGGTTGGCAGCAACTATTTCCGGAAGTCGCTGGTTGTGTTTCAGTTTTCAGCAACGGTAGTGATGATAGCCTGCTCCGCAGTTGTTTACCGCCAGATTCATTTTGTCAACAATAAGGATCTCGGATTTAATAAAAGTCAGGTACTTGTGTTTCACATTGACAAAAACGAAGTCCGCAATCAGGTAAGGTCGATCAAAGAGAAACTGTCGCAAAGTCCGTTTATAGAAAGTATCGCGGCTTCGAGTAACCCGATCGGCACCAACAAGGTGGGGTCTTCGGGGATGTTTATGGAAAAAGAGAATGGAGAAATGACGCAGAGCACACAAATCGTGCAGAAGCTGGCGGTCGACTGGGATTTCATCAAGACGATGGAAATCAATCTTTTAGCCGGTCGAAATTTTTTCAACGATTCAGAAGCTGACCTTTCGGCCTCGGCGATGGTGAACGAATCGCTGGTCAAAAAGCAGGGCTGGACAAATGCGGTGGGCAAAAAGATCAGGTATTTTATTGATGATAAAGGCAATACGAAAGAGGCGCGGATTGTAGGTGTGATCAGTGATTTTCATACTTACTCTCTTCAGCACAAAATCGAGCCGCTTGTTTTGCAGCTTCCGGCCCCGCAGGATCAGGACAATATATATGTAAGGATCGCACCTCAAAAAACGACCGAAGCGCTCGCATTTCTCCGTCAGGCTTACAAGGAATTTGACCCGGAAGCGACACTGGATTTTCACTTTCTGGACGAAAATTTTGCGCAGCAGTATCAGTCTGAGAAAAGGCAGGGAGATATTATGCTCACGTTTGCAATACTGGCAGTTTTGATCGCCTGCCTTGGTTTATTCGGGCTGGCCGCGTTTTCCGCAGAGTCACGCACGAAGGAGATCGGTGTGCGTAAAGTGCTCGGCGCGAGTGTTCAGAGCGTGGTTTTGTTATTATCCAAAGACTTTATCAAACTGGTTTTGATCGCTATTGTAGTAGGCACTCCCGTTTCTGTGTACGCGATGACGGAGTGGCTGAAAAGCTTCGAATACCGCGAAACACTTTCCTGGTGGATCTTCGCCGCAGCCGGTTTAATCGCAATCGTTATCGCATTGCTTACGGTAAGTGCGCAGGCACTGAAATCTGCGTTGATGAATCCGGTGAAGAGTTTGCGAAGCGAGTAA
- a CDS encoding ABC transporter permease, translating into MLHNYFKIAWRNLLKRRFYSLLTILGLSVGITFAYLVGSYVYTELQVNSSLRNADNQFIIRSEWRNPDMGVDLATLGPLGKALRDEYPNLVAGYYRYDGITVAVSRGDKHFREEVQTGDSTLLTMYGFPLLHGDVKTAMQQPNSVVITRGKALKYFGKTDVVGENLTLHNFIGGKQEYEVTAVLEDLPNNSVNHLLGNASEVFIPLSSLDGRKGAETNWNFPYMITFIQLQKGVKPADLEKPIARLLATNAPPQLRNNLRAYLTPLKSYYREANNGLVQKMIYTLSAITAFILLMAVVNFVNISVAGSASRLKEIGVRKALGSLKTQIIGQFLAESVLLAALAGLLSIGLYVLARGHFGNIIGTELPSVTQLSGWSFLVVPLIALLLGLLAGSYPAFVLSGIPSVESMKGKFKSVGENIGFRRMLLAVQFTIALFVFAAAAIVSQQVDYFFNKSLGFHKDARVTVAVPRDWTPEGLAKMEAIRNEFRRMKEVSSVSLSYEIPNGNAGVDYGVYKPGQDSSSATHTKFLATDQHFAATYGIPLLAGDFFQNSETALQTDRIVVNEALAKALGFKNPADAVGRQIRIHTFPNPLTINGVTTNFHFESMHKAIKPLAFFHVRGSNAYRFLTFHLGSDMVRSMAALEQKWHEVMPDAPFEYNFIDQTLQKLYQSEIQLKKASQLATILAVVIVLLGISGMVSLNVARRTRELGIRKVLGASEVSVVMLFLKEFLIVMLIGTLISFPSAFFVTKNWLQNYAYRITPGWFTFAAIGCGFAVLIALMVCMQTYKAARMNPVKSLGAD; encoded by the coding sequence ATGCTACATAACTACTTCAAGATCGCTTGGCGCAACTTGCTGAAACGCAGGTTTTACTCGCTGCTAACTATACTCGGGCTGTCTGTCGGGATCACTTTCGCCTATCTCGTCGGCAGTTATGTGTACACAGAGTTGCAGGTGAATTCCAGCTTGCGTAATGCAGATAACCAGTTCATTATCCGAAGCGAATGGAGAAATCCGGATATGGGAGTCGATCTGGCAACGCTCGGCCCGCTCGGGAAAGCGTTGCGCGACGAATATCCGAATCTGGTAGCGGGTTATTACCGCTACGACGGCATTACGGTGGCTGTTTCCAGAGGCGACAAACATTTTCGTGAGGAAGTACAAACGGGCGACTCGACGCTACTCACCATGTACGGCTTCCCGCTCCTCCACGGCGATGTGAAAACGGCAATGCAGCAGCCGAATTCGGTGGTCATCACACGCGGAAAAGCGCTTAAATATTTTGGTAAAACCGACGTTGTGGGTGAAAATCTCACGCTTCATAATTTCATCGGCGGCAAGCAGGAATATGAAGTAACTGCCGTGCTGGAAGATCTCCCCAACAATTCCGTCAATCATTTGCTGGGAAATGCTTCCGAAGTTTTCATCCCGCTCAGCTCACTGGATGGCAGGAAAGGTGCGGAAACTAACTGGAATTTCCCCTATATGATCACGTTTATCCAGCTCCAAAAGGGTGTTAAACCGGCAGATCTTGAAAAACCGATCGCAAGATTACTTGCTACCAATGCCCCGCCGCAGCTGCGGAACAACCTGCGCGCTTACCTTACTCCGCTAAAAAGCTACTACCGGGAAGCCAATAATGGCCTGGTGCAAAAAATGATTTACACATTATCCGCTATCACCGCATTTATTTTGCTGATGGCGGTGGTGAATTTTGTAAATATCTCTGTCGCAGGTTCCGCATCCCGATTGAAGGAAATTGGCGTAAGAAAGGCATTGGGAAGTCTTAAAACGCAGATTATCGGACAGTTTCTGGCCGAGTCCGTACTGCTGGCTGCACTTGCGGGTTTGTTATCCATTGGTTTATATGTACTCGCAAGAGGACATTTCGGTAATATCATCGGCACCGAACTTCCTTCCGTAACCCAACTATCCGGCTGGTCTTTTCTCGTCGTGCCACTCATTGCACTGCTCCTAGGCTTGCTGGCCGGCTCCTATCCTGCATTTGTACTATCGGGAATACCTTCCGTTGAGTCGATGAAAGGTAAATTCAAGTCGGTGGGAGAAAACATCGGGTTTCGAAGAATGCTGCTCGCTGTACAGTTTACGATTGCATTGTTTGTATTTGCGGCGGCGGCGATTGTTTCTCAGCAGGTAGATTATTTTTTTAATAAAAGTCTGGGTTTCCATAAAGATGCGCGCGTTACGGTGGCAGTTCCCCGCGACTGGACGCCTGAGGGCCTGGCAAAAATGGAGGCGATCAGGAATGAGTTTAGGCGGATGAAGGAAGTCAGCTCGGTAAGTCTGTCTTACGAGATACCGAATGGAAATGCGGGCGTAGATTACGGGGTTTATAAGCCTGGCCAGGATTCTTCCAGTGCCACGCACACCAAATTCCTGGCTACGGATCAGCATTTCGCCGCTACTTACGGCATTCCGCTACTGGCAGGAGATTTCTTTCAAAATTCAGAAACCGCACTGCAAACCGACCGCATCGTAGTAAACGAAGCATTGGCGAAAGCATTGGGATTCAAAAACCCAGCGGACGCCGTCGGCAGGCAGATCAGGATCCATACTTTTCCTAATCCACTTACAATCAATGGCGTAACGACCAACTTTCATTTTGAATCCATGCATAAAGCGATCAAGCCACTGGCATTCTTTCACGTCCGTGGAAGCAATGCATACCGGTTCCTGACTTTTCACCTGGGATCTGATATGGTCAGATCAATGGCGGCGCTGGAACAGAAATGGCACGAAGTAATGCCAGACGCGCCTTTTGAATACAACTTCATCGACCAGACATTACAAAAACTATATCAGTCGGAGATCCAGTTAAAGAAAGCCTCGCAACTGGCTACAATCCTCGCAGTTGTAATCGTATTGCTGGGCATTTCCGGCATGGTATCGCTGAATGTAGCAAGAAGAACGCGCGAGCTGGGAATCCGAAAAGTGCTCGGCGCATCGGAAGTGAGCGTAGTGATGCTTTTTCTAAAAGAATTTCTGATCGTGATGCTGATCGGAACGCTGATTTCTTTCCCCTCTGCCTTTTTTGTTACGAAAAACTGGCTCCAAAACTACGCCTACCGCATCACGCCGGGCTGGTTTACATTCGCAGCAATCGGTTGCGGCTTCGCGGTATTGATTGCGTTAATGGTTTGTATGCAAACTTATAAAGCTGCGAGAATGAATCCGGTGAAGAGTTTGGGGGCGGATTGA
- a CDS encoding putative toxin-antitoxin system toxin component, PIN family, protein MVRVVIDTNCLRASVPPKSPYYQLYLDFVTGRFEWYVSSEILLEYEEILSRTYSPNTANEVLHRLTISPNTVFAEPYFKWNLIENDPDDNKFVDLAICTNCNFLVTNDKAFSVLRNHPFPKLRVIDLESFLQYLLTL, encoded by the coding sequence ATGGTTAGAGTTGTAATAGATACGAATTGTCTTCGAGCCTCAGTACCACCAAAAAGTCCCTATTACCAGCTCTACCTTGACTTTGTTACAGGAAGATTTGAGTGGTATGTCAGCAGCGAAATCTTATTGGAGTACGAAGAAATACTGAGCAGAACCTATTCTCCCAATACTGCTAATGAAGTCCTGCACCGATTAACGATTTCTCCCAATACTGTATTCGCAGAACCTTATTTTAAATGGAATTTAATAGAAAATGATCCCGACGATAATAAATTCGTCGATCTCGCAATTTGCACAAATTGCAATTTCTTAGTAACAAATGATAAAGCCTTTTCAGTCCTGCGAAATCATCCTTTCCCGAAATTGCGAGTAATCGATCTTGAATCATTCCTCCAATATCTGCTGACATTGTAA
- a CDS encoding MFS transporter codes for MKTVSSQDPYAALRYSDFRFFISNTFLFSASILIQEVIVGYELYKMTHDPLALGLVGLAEVIPFIITSLFGGHIADQKNKITIMHISLVVILLGSVILYAAFQPGIYNALSQTQHLIVIYSVFALIGFAKGFYSPASSSLKPFLVPRTIYHNSSTWSSSFWQAGSITGPAIAGFLYAYVGLTNTLLIVIANFVICWVLLGMIKTRPEFPKITTPIVESLKEGFQFVFRTRIVLYAISLDLFSVLFGGVVAILPVFAEDILKVGPEGLGLLRAAPSIGSLLTMFAMAYYPPTHNAWRNMLIAVAGFGVFTIVFALSENYLLSCGALFATGVFDSVSVIVRQTILQIYPPDEMRGRVAAVNGMFVSSSNELGAFESGVMAKAFGTVPSVVIGGVFTIVVVTWIYFRSKDLFSVRLS; via the coding sequence TTGAAAACAGTATCTTCCCAAGATCCTTACGCAGCGCTCCGCTATTCTGACTTTCGGTTTTTTATTTCAAATACTTTTCTTTTCTCTGCATCGATCCTGATACAGGAAGTGATCGTGGGCTACGAATTGTATAAAATGACGCACGATCCGCTGGCACTGGGGTTGGTCGGGCTGGCTGAGGTGATCCCGTTTATCATCACCTCCCTGTTTGGCGGGCATATTGCCGATCAGAAGAATAAGATCACGATCATGCATATTAGTCTTGTTGTGATTTTGCTTGGATCGGTGATCCTGTATGCAGCTTTTCAGCCTGGTATTTATAATGCACTTTCGCAAACGCAGCATTTGATTGTGATCTATTCTGTTTTCGCATTGATCGGTTTTGCCAAAGGCTTTTATTCTCCCGCGTCCAGCTCGCTCAAACCGTTTTTAGTACCCAGGACGATTTACCATAATTCGTCGACATGGAGTAGCTCTTTCTGGCAGGCAGGATCTATCACCGGCCCTGCAATCGCTGGTTTTTTATACGCCTATGTCGGCCTGACCAATACTTTGCTTATCGTGATCGCCAATTTTGTGATCTGCTGGGTTTTGCTGGGTATGATCAAGACCCGCCCTGAATTTCCGAAGATCACCACCCCAATCGTAGAAAGTTTAAAGGAAGGTTTTCAATTCGTATTCCGCACAAGGATAGTACTTTATGCAATTTCCCTGGATTTGTTTTCGGTACTTTTCGGAGGTGTGGTGGCGATTTTACCCGTTTTCGCCGAAGATATTCTCAAAGTCGGGCCGGAAGGGTTGGGCTTGCTGCGGGCCGCGCCTTCGATCGGTTCGCTGCTTACGATGTTTGCAATGGCATACTATCCGCCCACGCACAATGCCTGGCGTAATATGCTCATTGCTGTCGCTGGTTTTGGTGTGTTTACGATCGTGTTTGCATTGTCGGAAAACTACCTGCTTTCCTGCGGCGCGCTTTTCGCGACCGGGGTTTTTGATAGTGTAAGTGTAATTGTGCGACAGACGATCCTGCAAATTTACCCGCCCGATGAAATGCGGGGCCGCGTCGCGGCCGTTAACGGCATGTTCGTTAGCTCCTCCAACGAGCTCGGTGCCTTCGAATCCGGCGTCATGGCGAAAGCATTCGGGACCGTCCCGTCTGTGGTGATCGGGGGCGTTTTCACGATCGTAGTAGTCACCTGGATCTATTTCCGTTCGAAGGATTTGTTTTCGGTTCGGTTGAGTTGA
- a CDS encoding winged helix-turn-helix domain-containing protein, whose protein sequence is MIIPGNSFGLLQKRLHRCVWALVVLLPGMQSAFANNESVRFAEHVNLALRRTAHHLLLETGDSLTNIPPVKQIDANTFAVRVESPGEYGELPQLLEESFAIQKIDRNYNVMIFDCETGALQLGYNMLDLNQPGGVPCQTRAEKSGCYLVQVSFEPVLQNAATTEPFNAWWIFPFGTGLAGLGLFAWKRSRNKKTSPFDIEIETVPKFETTFGNSVFNSQNLSLTTGTGQHQLTYREAKLLDLFVRHRNQVLERDFILKSVWEDEGIIVGRSVDVFVSRLRKLLASDQSIKISAIHGVGYKMEIQS, encoded by the coding sequence ATGATCATACCCGGCAACAGTTTTGGACTTTTACAAAAACGCCTGCATCGCTGCGTTTGGGCGCTGGTTGTCCTGTTGCCGGGTATGCAAAGTGCTTTTGCAAATAATGAGTCGGTTCGCTTTGCTGAGCACGTTAATCTAGCCCTGCGCCGCACGGCCCACCATTTATTGCTGGAAACTGGTGACTCACTCACGAATATTCCTCCTGTAAAACAAATCGACGCCAATACTTTCGCAGTCCGCGTTGAGAGTCCCGGCGAGTATGGCGAGCTACCCCAGCTCCTGGAAGAATCCTTCGCAATCCAGAAAATTGACAGAAATTACAATGTCATGATTTTCGACTGCGAGACGGGAGCATTGCAACTGGGTTACAATATGCTCGATCTGAACCAACCGGGCGGGGTTCCCTGCCAGACCAGAGCAGAAAAATCCGGCTGTTATCTTGTTCAGGTCAGTTTTGAACCGGTTTTGCAAAATGCGGCTACTACTGAGCCTTTCAATGCCTGGTGGATATTTCCTTTCGGCACCGGCCTCGCAGGGTTAGGCTTGTTTGCCTGGAAACGATCAAGGAACAAGAAAACGAGCCCTTTTGATATTGAAATTGAGACCGTTCCCAAATTTGAAACCACCTTTGGAAACTCTGTTTTCAACAGTCAAAATCTGTCGCTTACTACCGGGACCGGCCAGCATCAGCTCACATACCGCGAAGCAAAACTGCTTGATTTGTTCGTGCGTCATCGCAACCAGGTACTCGAACGTGATTTTATACTCAAATCGGTTTGGGAAGATGAAGGCATCATCGTTGGCCGGAGCGTGGATGTATTTGTGTCCAGACTTAGAAAACTGCTTGCTTCTGATCAAAGCATCAAAATCTCAGCCATTCACGGTGTAGGCTACAAAATGGAAATCCAGTCCTGA
- a CDS encoding ABC transporter permease: MLKTFLKIAFRHLWRTRIYAFINISGLAIGLTCLLLATIYILDEQSFDSFHQNNPDLYRITTRIKNAGKSESSGGTGQVQGPAFQSQIPEIRNYARIMGGDIYGDIRNKSKVFKLQMLFVDSTFFEVFTFKILSGNQDKALQDVNSVVITRQTALKFFGRLDVVGEILRMSADPSAQRLGKPLVITAVVQDPPVNSSIQFDVLFPFRFLQLSFEDTNWLNAYLGTFVVLQPHANLESVTRRLDQIGKINAREQLGQYEKEHGIRPEISYGLQQITDIHLNPQEISNQNREAGVINGSRPIYSFLFFTVAGFILFMASINFINISISASVRRAREIGIRKVTGSKRAEIFLQFIGESAFVSLAACILALLMTIAFLPIFNQLAGKQIVTGSLFQFRLLGWLAFIFLFNILLSGAYPAYLLSGFTPVQVLYGKLQLTGKRASGSVLVVFQFTTAIVLGIVSLVFYLQMRFIKTKDLGYNPQEVVKVAIAGSTESRLIRSNFESNLKNNPDIGQLSLTGEFGLREAKVEGKKLESYYRTVDERYLEMLEMQLKTGRNFSQKFKSDPASAAIVNEAFVKAAGLDHPVGKIIQADSHFGEAPFTIIGVVQDFHYASLKARIQPLVMLMSDQFGGETLLFKINHTAREKALSDVGAAFHRVLPEAAFSYTFLDDLNAKEYDQEKKWQVLISYATAISVLVCCLGLFGLAHLALYQRTKETGIRLVLGATALGIIVLFSRDFFKIIAIAILIACPAGYYLMNLWLGDFSYRIPFPYWVFPIAGTVAIIVTLLTVGTMGARAAAVNPALSLRSE; encoded by the coding sequence ATGCTTAAGACTTTTCTGAAAATTGCTTTCCGCCACCTCTGGCGGACCAGGATCTATGCGTTCATCAATATCTCCGGCCTGGCGATCGGGCTGACATGTTTACTGCTTGCGACAATTTACATCCTCGATGAGCAAAGCTTCGACAGTTTCCATCAAAACAATCCTGATTTATATAGAATAACCACCCGCATTAAAAATGCAGGCAAAAGTGAATCCTCAGGCGGCACAGGCCAGGTGCAGGGTCCGGCATTTCAGTCTCAAATCCCCGAAATAAGAAACTATGCCCGCATTATGGGGGGCGATATTTACGGTGATATCCGAAACAAAAGCAAGGTATTCAAACTGCAAATGCTCTTTGTCGACAGCACTTTTTTTGAGGTCTTTACATTCAAAATCCTTTCCGGCAATCAGGATAAAGCATTGCAGGATGTAAACTCCGTGGTCATTACCAGGCAAACTGCGCTTAAATTCTTCGGAAGACTGGATGTAGTCGGGGAAATACTGCGAATGAGCGCGGATCCTTCGGCGCAACGCCTCGGAAAGCCGTTGGTGATCACCGCCGTAGTGCAGGATCCGCCAGTCAACTCATCCATCCAGTTTGATGTGCTCTTCCCTTTCAGGTTTTTACAATTATCATTTGAGGATACCAACTGGTTGAATGCCTATCTAGGCACATTTGTTGTTCTGCAACCCCATGCGAACCTGGAATCAGTAACCCGCAGGCTAGATCAGATCGGCAAAATAAATGCCCGGGAGCAACTTGGCCAATATGAAAAAGAGCACGGAATCCGGCCGGAAATCAGTTACGGCCTGCAACAGATTACCGATATCCATCTCAATCCCCAGGAAATTTCCAACCAGAACCGTGAAGCAGGTGTGATCAATGGCAGCAGGCCGATCTACTCTTTTTTGTTCTTCACTGTCGCAGGTTTCATTCTGTTCATGGCGAGCATTAATTTCATTAATATCAGCATTTCGGCGTCTGTCCGGCGGGCAAGAGAGATCGGGATCAGAAAGGTGACTGGCTCAAAGCGCGCGGAGATTTTCCTGCAATTCATTGGAGAATCTGCATTTGTCAGCCTGGCTGCGTGTATTCTGGCCCTATTGATGACCATAGCTTTTCTGCCTATTTTCAATCAGCTTGCCGGAAAACAGATCGTTACAGGATCGCTGTTTCAATTCAGGCTCCTGGGCTGGCTGGCCTTTATTTTTCTTTTTAACATCCTCTTATCAGGCGCCTATCCCGCCTATCTGCTCTCGGGTTTCACACCCGTACAGGTGCTTTACGGGAAACTGCAATTAACAGGGAAACGCGCATCGGGAAGTGTCCTGGTGGTTTTTCAATTCACAACAGCGATTGTTCTCGGCATTGTTTCACTGGTTTTTTATCTGCAAATGCGGTTTATAAAAACGAAAGACCTGGGTTACAACCCGCAGGAGGTTGTCAAAGTCGCTATTGCAGGAAGCACAGAATCGCGCTTAATAAGGTCGAATTTTGAATCTAACCTTAAAAACAATCCCGATATAGGACAATTGTCACTTACAGGGGAATTCGGGTTGCGGGAAGCGAAGGTAGAAGGAAAGAAATTGGAGAGCTATTATCGGACAGTCGATGAACGGTATTTGGAAATGCTGGAAATGCAGTTAAAGACCGGCCGTAATTTCTCACAAAAATTTAAATCTGACCCCGCCAGCGCAGCAATCGTGAATGAAGCATTTGTAAAAGCCGCCGGCCTCGATCACCCGGTCGGAAAAATAATTCAGGCAGATTCCCATTTCGGCGAGGCGCCCTTTACAATAATCGGGGTTGTTCAGGACTTCCATTATGCCTCGCTCAAGGCACGCATCCAGCCTCTGGTCATGCTGATGAGCGACCAGTTCGGCGGGGAAACGTTATTGTTTAAAATCAACCATACTGCACGGGAAAAAGCCCTTTCTGATGTCGGAGCTGCATTTCACAGGGTTTTACCCGAAGCAGCATTCAGCTACACTTTTCTCGACGATCTGAATGCAAAAGAATATGATCAGGAAAAAAAGTGGCAGGTACTGATCAGCTACGCGACGGCAATTTCAGTATTGGTGTGTTGCCTCGGCCTGTTTGGACTCGCACATTTAGCATTGTATCAGCGGACAAAAGAAACAGGTATACGGCTCGTTTTGGGTGCGACCGCCCTGGGGATTATCGTGTTATTTTCGAGGGACTTTTTCAAAATAATCGCAATCGCAATCCTCATCGCATGTCCTGCCGGGTATTATCTGATGAATCTTTGGCTGGGCGATTTCAGCTACCGCATTCCATTCCCGTACTGGGTGTTTCCGATTGCAGGTACAGTTGCGATAATCGTTACCTTATTGACAGTGGGTACCATGGGTGCGCGCGCAGCGGCCGTCAATCCGGCGCTATCCCTGCGCTCCGAATAA
- a CDS encoding ABC transporter ATP-binding protein, with protein MIKLEKISKYYPAGFGKTYVLRHIDLHIKEGEFVSIMGPSGSGKSTLLHILGLLEEPSEGEYLFLDEPVQKLSEKKRTELHRHHIGFVFQAYHLIDELTVYENIETPLLYKGTSSSERKSRVAELLDRFNMVAKKDLFPHQLSGGQQQLVGVARAIVHNPKVIFADEPTGNLHSEQSIEIMELFQKLNQEDKVTIVQVTHSETNAGYGNRVVRLKDGWLA; from the coding sequence ATGATTAAGCTAGAAAAGATATCAAAGTATTACCCGGCAGGATTTGGCAAAACCTACGTTTTGCGTCACATTGATTTACACATTAAGGAAGGTGAATTTGTTTCGATTATGGGTCCCTCCGGTTCGGGCAAATCGACCTTGTTACATATCCTGGGCTTGCTCGAAGAACCTTCCGAGGGAGAATATCTTTTCCTCGACGAGCCTGTTCAGAAACTTTCTGAAAAGAAACGGACGGAGCTACACCGCCACCATATCGGATTTGTATTCCAGGCATACCATCTGATCGACGAGCTGACGGTTTATGAGAACATTGAGACGCCGCTTCTATATAAAGGAACTTCGTCCTCCGAGCGAAAAAGCCGGGTTGCAGAGTTGCTGGACCGTTTCAATATGGTTGCAAAAAAAGACCTTTTCCCACATCAGTTATCAGGAGGTCAGCAGCAGCTGGTAGGCGTGGCACGTGCCATCGTCCATAACCCAAAAGTGATTTTTGCGGATGAACCAACGGGCAACCTGCATTCGGAACAGTCAATCGAGATCATGGAATTATTTCAAAAATTGAATCAGGAAGATAAAGTAACAATTGTACAAGTAACTCATTCAGAAACGAATGCCGGATACGGCAATAGGGTTGTCCGCCTGAAAGACGGGTGGTTAGCCTGA